The Callithrix jacchus isolate 240 chromosome X, calJac240_pri, whole genome shotgun sequence genome contains a region encoding:
- the LOC144576426 gene encoding melanoma-associated antigen 9-like isoform X3, translating to MGWGGLREGRGFLLRHSSVPVEGSVPRLCEESRFPGDRLTRRTGAPRSPRAALKKTCLWVSIAQLLLTVPTAALTRVIMALEQKTLRGKPDEDLEAQGEDLGLVGTQDPTDEEQEATSSSSQEEEVSAAGSSSPSQSPQGGSLRSLWSQFLEGSSSQQEEGPSPWVDLAHLDSLLQEAMKSKVGELVRLLLHKYKVKEPVTEAEMLERVTQNYEQYFPVIFGKASEFMQMIFGVEVKEVDPASHSYVLVPALGLSCDSMLGDGHSMPKVALLIVVLGMILAQDNCAPEEVIWETLSAMGVYVGMEHTFYGEPRKLLTQDWVQENYLEYRQVPGSDPERYEFLWGSKAHAETSYEEVIDYFIMINARGPICYPSLCEEVWGVEQEGV from the exons ATGGGGTGGGGGGGTctgagagaagggagaggcttCCTTCTGAGGCACAGCTCGGTACCGGTGGAGGGAAGCGTGCCCAGGCTCTGTGAGGAATCCAG GTTCCCAGGGGACAGGCTGACCAGGAGGACAGGAGCCCCAAGAAGCCCCAGAGCAGCACTGAAGAAGACCT GCCTGTGGGTCTCCATTGCCCAGCTCCTGCTCACAGTCCCAACTGCTGCCCTGACCAGAGTCATCATGGCTCTTGAGCAGAAGACTCTGCGTGGCAAGCCCGATGAAGACCTTGAAGCCCAAGGGGAAGACCTGGGCCTGGTGGGTACACAGGATCCCACAGACGAGGAGCAGGaggctacctcctcctcctctcaggaggaggaggtgtcTGCTGCTGGGTCATCAAGTCCTTCCCAGAGTCCCCAGGGAGGCTCCCTGAGGAGTCTGTGGAGCCAATTCCTTGAGGGCTCCAGCAGTCAACAAGAGGAAGGGCCAAGCCCCTGGGTCGACCTagctcacctggattccttgctCCAAGAAGCAATGAAATCTAAGGTGGGTGAGTTGGTTCGTCTCCTGCTCCACAAATATAAAGTCAAGGAGCCGGTCACAGAGGCAGAAATGCTGGAGCGTGTCACCCAGAATTACGAGCAGTACTTTCCTGTGATCTTCGGTAAAGCCTCCGAGTTCATGCAGATGATCTTCGGAGTTGAAGTGAAGGAGGTGGACCCCGCCAGCCACTCCTACGTCCTTGTCCCTGCTCTTGGCCTCTCATGTGATAGCATGCTGGGTGATGGTCATAGCATGCCCAAGGTCGCCCTCCTGATCGTTGTCCTGGGTATGATCTTAGCCCAAGACAACTGCGCCCCTGAAGAGGTTATCTGGGAAACATTGAGTGCGATGGGGGTGTATGTTGGGATGGAGCACACTTTCTATGGGGAGCCCAGGAAGCTGCTCACCCAAGATTGGGTGCAGGAAAACTATCTGGAGTACCGCCAGGTGCCCGGCAGTGATCCTGAGCGCTACGAGTTCCTCTGGGGTTCAAAGGCCCACGCTGAAACCAGCTACGAGGAAGtcatagattatttcatcatgatCAATGCAAGAGGTCCCATCTGCTACCCATCCCTGTGTGAAGAGGTTTGGGGGGTGGAGCAAGAGGGAGTGTGA
- the LOC144576426 gene encoding melanoma-associated antigen 9-like isoform X2: protein MTEGPYPVRNPYSIRARLRPYCHAREAPSGRPVVTSVMCALRGGGLREGRGFHLRDGSIPVEGSGPRLCEESRFPGDRLTRRTGAPRSPRAALKKTCLWVSIAQLLLTVPTAALTRVIMALEQKTLRGKPDEDLEAQGEDLGLVGTQDPTDEEQEATSSSSQEEEVSAAGSSSPSQSPQGGSLRSLWSQFLEGSSSQQEEGPSPWVDLAHLDSLLQEAMKSKVGELVRLLLHKYKVKEPVTEAEMLERVTQNYEQYFPVIFGKASEFMQMIFGVEVKEVDPASHSYVLVPALGLSCDSMLGDGHSMPKVALLIVVLGMILAQDNCAPEEVIWETLSAMGVYVGMEHTFYGEPRKLLTQDWVQENYLEYRQVPGSDPERYEFLWGSKAHAETSYEEVIDYFIMINARGPICYPSLCEEVWGVEQEGV from the exons ATGACTGAGGGCCCCTATCCCGTTCGGAACCCTTACTCCATCAGAGCGCGGTTAAGACCCTACTGTCATGCCAGGGAAGCCCCATCCGGGAGGCCGGTTGTGACGTCAGTGATGTGCGCACTGCGGGGGGGGGGTctgagagaagggagaggcttCCATCTGAGGGACGGCTCGATACCGGTGGAGGGAAGCGGGCCCAGGCTCTGTGAGGAATCCAG GTTCCCAGGGGACAGGCTGACCAGGAGGACAGGAGCCCCAAGAAGCCCCAGAGCAGCACTGAAGAAGACCT GCCTGTGGGTCTCCATTGCCCAGCTCCTGCTCACAGTCCCAACTGCTGCCCTGACCAGAGTCATCATGGCTCTTGAGCAGAAGACTCTGCGTGGCAAGCCCGATGAAGACCTTGAAGCCCAAGGGGAAGACCTGGGCCTGGTGGGTACACAGGATCCCACAGACGAGGAGCAGGaggctacctcctcctcctctcaggaggaggaggtgtcTGCTGCTGGGTCATCAAGTCCTTCCCAGAGTCCCCAGGGAGGCTCCCTGAGGAGTCTGTGGAGCCAATTCCTTGAGGGCTCCAGCAGTCAACAAGAGGAAGGGCCAAGCCCCTGGGTCGACCTagctcacctggattccttgctCCAAGAAGCAATGAAATCTAAGGTGGGTGAGTTGGTTCGTCTCCTGCTCCACAAATATAAAGTCAAGGAGCCGGTCACAGAGGCAGAAATGCTGGAGCGTGTCACCCAGAATTACGAGCAGTACTTTCCTGTGATCTTCGGTAAAGCCTCCGAGTTCATGCAGATGATCTTCGGAGTTGAAGTGAAGGAGGTGGACCCCGCCAGCCACTCCTACGTCCTTGTCCCTGCTCTTGGCCTCTCATGTGATAGCATGCTGGGTGATGGTCATAGCATGCCCAAGGTCGCCCTCCTGATCGTTGTCCTGGGTATGATCTTAGCCCAAGACAACTGCGCCCCTGAAGAGGTTATCTGGGAAACATTGAGTGCGATGGGGGTGTATGTTGGGATGGAGCACACTTTCTATGGGGAGCCCAGGAAGCTGCTCACCCAAGATTGGGTGCAGGAAAACTATCTGGAGTACCGCCAGGTGCCCGGCAGTGATCCTGAGCGCTACGAGTTCCTCTGGGGTTCAAAGGCCCACGCTGAAACCAGCTACGAGGAAGtcatagattatttcatcatgatCAATGCAAGAGGTCCCATCTGCTACCCATCCCTGTGTGAAGAGGTTTGGGGGGTGGAGCAAGAGGGAGTGTGA
- the LOC144576426 gene encoding melanoma-associated antigen 9-like isoform X4 — MEGSGPRLCEESRFPGDRLTRRTGAPRSPRAALKKTCLWVSIAQLLLTVPTAALTRVIMALEQKTLRGKPDEDLEAQGEDLGLVGTQDPTDEEQEATSSSSQEEEVSAAGSSSPSQSPQGGSLRSLWSQFLEGSSSQQEEGPSPWVDLAHLDSLLQEAMKSKVGELVRLLLHKYKVKEPVTEAEMLERVTQNYEQYFPVIFGKASEFMQMIFGVEVKEVDPASHSYVLVPALGLSCDSMLGDGHSMPKVALLIVVLGMILAQDNCAPEEVIWETLSAMGVYVGMEHTFYGEPRKLLTQDWVQENYLEYRQVPGSDPERYEFLWGSKAHAETSYEEVIDYFIMINARGPICYPSLCEEVWGVEQEGV, encoded by the exons ATGGAGGGAAGCGGGCCCAGGCTCTGTGAGGAATCCAG GTTCCCAGGGGACAGGCTGACCAGGAGGACAGGAGCCCCAAGAAGCCCCAGAGCAGCACTGAAGAAGACCT GCCTGTGGGTCTCCATTGCCCAGCTCCTGCTCACAGTCCCAACTGCTGCCCTGACCAGAGTCATCATGGCTCTTGAGCAGAAGACTCTGCGTGGCAAGCCCGATGAAGACCTTGAAGCCCAAGGGGAAGACCTGGGCCTGGTGGGTACACAGGATCCCACAGACGAGGAGCAGGaggctacctcctcctcctctcaggaggaggaggtgtcTGCTGCTGGGTCATCAAGTCCTTCCCAGAGTCCCCAGGGAGGCTCCCTGAGGAGTCTGTGGAGCCAATTCCTTGAGGGCTCCAGCAGTCAACAAGAGGAAGGGCCAAGCCCCTGGGTCGACCTagctcacctggattccttgctCCAAGAAGCAATGAAATCTAAGGTGGGTGAGTTGGTTCGTCTCCTGCTCCACAAATATAAAGTCAAGGAGCCGGTCACAGAGGCAGAAATGCTGGAGCGTGTCACCCAGAATTACGAGCAGTACTTTCCTGTGATCTTCGGTAAAGCCTCCGAGTTCATGCAGATGATCTTCGGAGTTGAAGTGAAGGAGGTGGACCCCGCCAGCCACTCCTACGTCCTTGTCCCTGCTCTTGGCCTCTCATGTGATAGCATGCTGGGTGATGGTCATAGCATGCCCAAGGTCGCCCTCCTGATCGTTGTCCTGGGTATGATCTTAGCCCAAGACAACTGCGCCCCTGAAGAGGTTATCTGGGAAACATTGAGTGCGATGGGGGTGTATGTTGGGATGGAGCACACTTTCTATGGGGAGCCCAGGAAGCTGCTCACCCAAGATTGGGTGCAGGAAAACTATCTGGAGTACCGCCAGGTGCCCGGCAGTGATCCTGAGCGCTACGAGTTCCTCTGGGGTTCAAAGGCCCACGCTGAAACCAGCTACGAGGAAGtcatagattatttcatcatgatCAATGCAAGAGGTCCCATCTGCTACCCATCCCTGTGTGAAGAGGTTTGGGGGGTGGAGCAAGAGGGAGTGTGA
- the LOC144576426 gene encoding melanoma-associated antigen 9-like isoform X5, with protein MALEQKTLRGKPDEDLEAQGEDLGLVGTQDPTDEEQEATSSSSQEEEVSAAGSSSPSQSPQGGSLRSLWSQFLEGSSSQQEEGPSPWVDLAHLDSLLQEAMKSKVGELVRLLLHKYKVKEPVTEAEMLERVTQNYEQYFPVIFGKASEFMQMIFGVEVKEVDPASHSYVLVPALGLSCDSMLGDGHSMPKVALLIVVLGMILAQDNCAPEEVIWETLSAMGVYVGMEHTFYGEPRKLLTQDWVQENYLEYRQVPGSDPERYEFLWGSKAHAETSYEEVIDYFIMINARGPICYPSLCEEVWGVEQEGV; from the coding sequence ATGGCTCTTGAGCAGAAGACTCTGCGTGGCAAGCCCGATGAAGACCTTGAAGCCCAAGGGGAAGACCTGGGCCTGGTGGGTACACAGGATCCCACAGACGAGGAGCAGGaggctacctcctcctcctctcaggaggaggaggtgtcTGCTGCTGGGTCATCAAGTCCTTCCCAGAGTCCCCAGGGAGGCTCCCTGAGGAGTCTGTGGAGCCAATTCCTTGAGGGCTCCAGCAGTCAACAAGAGGAAGGGCCAAGCCCCTGGGTCGACCTagctcacctggattccttgctCCAAGAAGCAATGAAATCTAAGGTGGGTGAGTTGGTTCGTCTCCTGCTCCACAAATATAAAGTCAAGGAGCCGGTCACAGAGGCAGAAATGCTGGAGCGTGTCACCCAGAATTACGAGCAGTACTTTCCTGTGATCTTCGGTAAAGCCTCCGAGTTCATGCAGATGATCTTCGGAGTTGAAGTGAAGGAGGTGGACCCCGCCAGCCACTCCTACGTCCTTGTCCCTGCTCTTGGCCTCTCATGTGATAGCATGCTGGGTGATGGTCATAGCATGCCCAAGGTCGCCCTCCTGATCGTTGTCCTGGGTATGATCTTAGCCCAAGACAACTGCGCCCCTGAAGAGGTTATCTGGGAAACATTGAGTGCGATGGGGGTGTATGTTGGGATGGAGCACACTTTCTATGGGGAGCCCAGGAAGCTGCTCACCCAAGATTGGGTGCAGGAAAACTATCTGGAGTACCGCCAGGTGCCCGGCAGTGATCCTGAGCGCTACGAGTTCCTCTGGGGTTCAAAGGCCCACGCTGAAACCAGCTACGAGGAAGtcatagattatttcatcatgatCAATGCAAGAGGTCCCATCTGCTACCCATCCCTGTGTGAAGAGGTTTGGGGGGTGGAGCAAGAGGGAGTGTGA
- the LOC144576426 gene encoding melanoma-associated antigen 9-like isoform X1: MTEGPYPLPHPYSVRTRFGPYCQGREAPSGRPDVTSLTCALRGAGGLREGRGFLLRDSSIPVEGSGPRLCEESRFPGDRLTRRTGAPRSPRAALKKTCLWVSIAQLLLTVPTAALTRVIMALEQKTLRGKPDEDLEAQGEDLGLVGTQDPTDEEQEATSSSSQEEEVSAAGSSSPSQSPQGGSLRSLWSQFLEGSSSQQEEGPSPWVDLAHLDSLLQEAMKSKVGELVRLLLHKYKVKEPVTEAEMLERVTQNYEQYFPVIFGKASEFMQMIFGVEVKEVDPASHSYVLVPALGLSCDSMLGDGHSMPKVALLIVVLGMILAQDNCAPEEVIWETLSAMGVYVGMEHTFYGEPRKLLTQDWVQENYLEYRQVPGSDPERYEFLWGSKAHAETSYEEVIDYFIMINARGPICYPSLCEEVWGVEQEGV; this comes from the exons ATGACTGAGGGCCCCTATCCCCTTCCGCACCCTTACTCCGTCAGAACACGGTTCGGCCCCTACTGTCAAGGCAGGGAAGCCCCATCCGGGAGGCCGGATGTGACGTCACTGACGTGCGCACTGCGGGGGGCGGGGGGTctgagagaagggagaggcttCCTTCTGAGGGACAGCTCGATACCGGTGGAGGGAAGCGGGCCCAGGCTCTGTGAGGAATCCAG GTTCCCAGGGGACAGGCTGACCAGGAGGACAGGAGCCCCAAGAAGCCCCAGAGCAGCACTGAAGAAGACCT GCCTGTGGGTCTCCATTGCCCAGCTCCTGCTCACAGTCCCAACTGCTGCCCTGACCAGAGTCATCATGGCTCTTGAGCAGAAGACTCTGCGTGGCAAGCCCGATGAAGACCTTGAAGCCCAAGGGGAAGACCTGGGCCTGGTGGGTACACAGGATCCCACAGACGAGGAGCAGGaggctacctcctcctcctctcaggaggaggaggtgtcTGCTGCTGGGTCATCAAGTCCTTCCCAGAGTCCCCAGGGAGGCTCCCTGAGGAGTCTGTGGAGCCAATTCCTTGAGGGCTCCAGCAGTCAACAAGAGGAAGGGCCAAGCCCCTGGGTCGACCTagctcacctggattccttgctCCAAGAAGCAATGAAATCTAAGGTGGGTGAGTTGGTTCGTCTCCTGCTCCACAAATATAAAGTCAAGGAGCCGGTCACAGAGGCAGAAATGCTGGAGCGTGTCACCCAGAATTACGAGCAGTACTTTCCTGTGATCTTCGGTAAAGCCTCCGAGTTCATGCAGATGATCTTCGGAGTTGAAGTGAAGGAGGTGGACCCCGCCAGCCACTCCTACGTCCTTGTCCCTGCTCTTGGCCTCTCATGTGATAGCATGCTGGGTGATGGTCATAGCATGCCCAAGGTCGCCCTCCTGATCGTTGTCCTGGGTATGATCTTAGCCCAAGACAACTGCGCCCCTGAAGAGGTTATCTGGGAAACATTGAGTGCGATGGGGGTGTATGTTGGGATGGAGCACACTTTCTATGGGGAGCCCAGGAAGCTGCTCACCCAAGATTGGGTGCAGGAAAACTATCTGGAGTACCGCCAGGTGCCCGGCAGTGATCCTGAGCGCTACGAGTTCCTCTGGGGTTCAAAGGCCCACGCTGAAACCAGCTACGAGGAAGtcatagattatttcatcatgatCAATGCAAGAGGTCCCATCTGCTACCCATCCCTGTGTGAAGAGGTTTGGGGGGTGGAGCAAGAGGGAGTGTGA